In Apteryx mantelli isolate bAptMan1 chromosome 16, bAptMan1.hap1, whole genome shotgun sequence, a single genomic region encodes these proteins:
- the LOC106482325 gene encoding glucagon receptor-like: protein MRDAPVSGYRRRLVHLAWMCLFSSVPHSGAKVLERTFEEWMRYRDECLRRMASEPYPAGLFCNRTFDMYACWPDGSPGTAVNVSCPFYLPWFEKVKDGQVSRRCGPDGQWVTVNGSQPWRDYSQCEEEMESTIEEEGARRLMVSFKVLYTVGYSLSLLTLVSALLVLTVFRKLRCTRNYIHANLFASFGLRATSVIVKDALLEKRWGMEVARVADWEALLSNEAALGCRAAQVVMQYCILANHYWFLVEAVYLYKLLIGAVFSERNYYRLYLYLGWGTPVVFVVPWMAAKYLKENAECWALNENMAYWWIIRIPILLASLINLLIFMRILKVILAKLRANQKGYADYKLRLAKATLTLIPLFGIHEVVFIFATDEQTTGILRYVKVFFTLFLNSFQGFLVAVLYCFANKEVKSEMKKKWQLWKLDHPVLCCAQ from the exons ATGAGGGATGCGCCCGTCTCCGGGTACCGACGGAGGCTCGTCCATCTCGCCTGGATGTGCCTGTTCTCCTCGGTGCCG CACAGCGGAGCCAAGGTGCTGGAAAGGACCTTTGAGGAGTGGATGAGGTACCGTGACGAGTGCCTGAGGAGGATGGCAAGTGAGCCGTACCCGGCAG GGCTTTTCTGCAACCGGACGTTTGACATGTACGCCTGCTGGCCGGACGGGAGCCCTGGCACCGCCGTCAACGTCTCCTGCCCTTTCTACCTGCCCTGGTTTGAGAAAG TGAAGGACGGGCAGGTGAGCCGCAGGTGTGGGCCGGACGGGCAGTGGGTGACGGTGAACGGCAGCCAGCCCTGGCGGGACTACTCGCAGTGCGAGGAGGAGATGGAGTCCACCATCGAGGAG GAGGGCGCCCGCAGGCTGATGGTGAGTTTCAAAGTGCTCTACACCGTGGGGTATTCGCTGTCGCTGCTGACCCTCGTCTCGGCCCTGCTCGTCCTCACCGTCTTCAG GAAGCTCCGCTGCACCAGGAACTACATCCACGCCAACCTCTTTGCCTCCTTCGGGCTGCGGGCCACCTCGGTGATCGTCAAGGACGCGCTGCTGGAGAAGCGCTGGGGCATGGAGGTGGCGCGGGTGGCCGACTGGGAGGCCTTGCTGAGCAACGAG GCGGCGCTTGGCTGCCGGGCGGCGCAGGTGGTGATGCAGTACTGCATCCTGGCCAATCACTACTGGTTCCTGGTGGAGGCCGTCTACCTGTACAAGCTGCTGATTGGCGCCGTCTTCTCCGAGAGGAATTACTACAGGCTCTACCTCTACCTGGGCTGGG GCACTCCCGTGGTGTTCGTGGTGCCCTGGATGGCCGCCAAGTACCTGAAGGAAAACGCCGA gtgcTGGGCGCTGAACGAGAACATGGCCTACTGGTGGATCATCCGCATCCCCATCCTGCTGGCATCCCTG ATCAACCTGCTGATCTTCATGAGGATCCTCAAGGTGATCCTGGCCAAACTCCGTGCCAACCAGAAGGGCTACGCGGACTATAAGCTGCG ACTGGCCAAAGCCACACTGACCCTCATCCCCCTCTTCGGGATCCATGAGGTAGTCTTCATCTTCGCCACTGATGAGCAAACCACGGGCATCCTGCGCTATGTCAAGGTGTtcttcaccctcttcctcaacTCCTTCCAG GGCTTCCTGGTGGCGGTGCTGTATTGCTTCGCCAATAAAGAG GTGAAGTCAGAAATGAAGAAGAAGTGGCAGCTCTGGAAGCTCGACCACCCAGTGCTCTGCTGTGCCCAGTGa